Proteins encoded by one window of Arachis hypogaea cultivar Tifrunner chromosome 1, arahy.Tifrunner.gnm2.J5K5, whole genome shotgun sequence:
- the LOC112701223 gene encoding small ribosomal subunit protein uS17 produces MAEQTEKAFLKQPKVFLCSKKSGKGKRPGKGGNRFWKSIGLGFKTPRDAIEGTYIDKKCPFTGTVSIRGRILAGTCHSAKMNRTIIVRRNYLHFIKKYQRYEKRHSNIPAHISPCFRVKEGDHVIIGQCRPLSKTVRFNVLKVIPAGSSSGAKKAFAGI; encoded by the exons ACCGAGAAGGCTTTTCTCAAGCAACCTAAAGTGTTTCTATG CTCGAAGAAAAGTGGGAAGGGAAAGAGGCCCGGAAAGGGTGGAAACCGTTTCTGGAAATCCATTGGCCTTGGATTTAAGACTCCCAGGGATGCCATTGAAG GAACCTATATTGACAAGAAATGCCCCTTTACCGGAACTGTTTCCATCCGTGGCCGAATCTTAGCTGGAACTTGTCACAGTGCTAAGATGAATAGGACTATCATTGTTAGGAGGAATTATCTTCATTTTATCAAGAAGTATCAGAG atacgAGAAAAGACATTCGAATATTCCTGCACATATATCACCCTGCTTCCGTGTgaaggaaggagatcatgttatTATTGGCCAATGCAG GCCACTTTCAAAGACGGTGAGGTTCAATGTGTTGAAAGTGATCCCAGCTGGATCTTCAAGTGGTGCAAAGAAGGCATTTGCTGGAATTTGA